Proteins from a single region of Urocitellus parryii isolate mUroPar1 chromosome 4, mUroPar1.hap1, whole genome shotgun sequence:
- the LOC113195164 gene encoding LOW QUALITY PROTEIN: olfactory receptor 5G25-like (The sequence of the model RefSeq protein was modified relative to this genomic sequence to represent the inferred CDS: deleted 2 bases in 1 codon) translates to MDSGNQTLVTEFFFMGLTDSLEYQVLLFLTFLLVYLGTLLGNLGMITLIWMDSRLQSPMYFFLSHLSFVDACSSSITGPKMLTDIFVEKKVISFLGCAAQFGLFIQFIVTECFLLAAMAYDRYIAICKPLLYTLIMSQGVCVQLVAGPYAMGFVSAMTHTTLAFCLPYCGPNIINHFYCDLLPVISLACADTQVNRMLLFALAGALGILSGVIILVSYIHMGVAIVRIRSAAGRRKAFSTCSSHLTAVSILYGTLFFIYVRPGSSFSLDINKVISVFYTAVIPMLNPLIYSLRNKEVKDSFRRVLERRKLLIGR, encoded by the exons atggattctgggaatcaaactttggtgactgaa ttttttttcatgggctTAACCGATTCACTTGAGTACCAGGTGCTCCTCTTCCTGACCTTCCTCCTAGTGTATCTTGGTACTCTCCTTGGAAACCTGGGCATGATCACCCTCATTTGGATGGATTCTCGACTCCAATCCCCCATGTACTTTTTTCTCAGCCATTTGTCCTTTGTGGATGCCTGCTCCTCTTCCATCACTGGTCCCAAGATGTTGACTGACATCTTTGTGGAGAAAAAAGTGATCTCTTTCTTGGGTTGTGCTGCCCAGTTTGGGTTATTCATTCAGTTCATAGTGACAGAATGTTTCCTTCTGGCTGCCATGGCATATGACCGGTACATAGCCATCTGTAAGCCCTTGCTGTATACACTCATCATGTCCCAGGGTGTCTGTGTGCAGCTGGTGGCAGGGCCTTATGCCATGGGATTTGTAAGTGCCATGACCCACACAACCTTGGCCTTTTGCCTACCGTACTGTGGTCCAAATATCATCAACCACTTCTACTGTGACCTTCTTCCTGTCATCTCTTTGGCATGTGCGGATACCCAGGTCAATAGGATGTTGCTCTTTGCCTTGGCTGGAGCCCTTGGAATCCTCAGTGGTGTGATCATCTTGGTGTCCTACATTCACATGGGGGTCGCCATCGTGAGGATCCGCTCTGCTGCTGGCAGGCGCAAAGCCTTCTCTACCTGCTCTTCCCACCTGACAGCTGTCTCCATCCTTTATGGGACTCTTTTCTTCATCTATGTTCGTCCAGGCTCTAGTTTCTCTCTGGATATCAATAAAGTGATTTCCGTGTTTTACACTGCAGTGATTCCCATGCTGAACCCACTAATCTACAGCCTGAGAAACAAGGAGGTCAAAGATTCATTCAGAAGAGTGTTGGAGAGGAGGAAGCTCCTTATTGGCAGATAG